The Paracoccus sp. MC1862 genome includes a window with the following:
- a CDS encoding OmpW family protein yields MKTISLAALVAALAMPALAQQAGDWTIGLGLGSVMPKDDNGTVAGNLDVEVGNDLRPTLTVEYFLRDNIGIELLAATPFKHDIDIDGLGKVGSVKHLPPTLSVNYHWDTGSVFKPYAGIGLNYTSFWDESTSGALDGNDLDIEHSWGLALQAGADWWLNDKSAVRATVRWIDIDADVKLNGEKIGEVEIDPFAVQATYVFKF; encoded by the coding sequence ATGAAAACGATCAGCCTTGCCGCCCTTGTCGCCGCCCTGGCGATGCCCGCGCTTGCCCAGCAGGCAGGCGACTGGACCATCGGCCTGGGCCTGGGCAGCGTCATGCCCAAGGACGACAACGGCACCGTCGCCGGGAACCTTGACGTCGAGGTCGGCAACGACCTGCGCCCGACTCTGACGGTGGAATATTTCCTGCGCGACAACATCGGCATCGAGCTGCTGGCTGCCACGCCCTTCAAGCATGACATCGACATTGATGGTCTGGGCAAGGTCGGCTCGGTCAAGCACCTGCCGCCGACGCTGAGCGTCAACTATCACTGGGATACCGGTTCGGTCTTCAAGCCCTATGCGGGAATCGGGCTGAACTACACCAGCTTCTGGGATGAATCGACGAGTGGGGCGCTGGACGGCAACGACCTGGATATTGAGCATAGCTGGGGCCTTGCGCTGCAGGCGGGCGCCGACTGGTGGCTGAACGACAAGTCCGCCGTCCGCGCCACGGTCCGCTGGATCGACATCGATGCCGATGTGAAGCTGAACGGCGAGAAGATCGGCGAGGTCGAGATCGACCCCTTCGCCGTGCAGGCCACCTACGTCTTCAAGTTCTGA